A section of the Pan paniscus chromosome 7, NHGRI_mPanPan1-v2.0_pri, whole genome shotgun sequence genome encodes:
- the LOC129395848 gene encoding neutrophil defensin 1 produces the protein MRTLAILAAILLVALQAQAEPLQARADEVAAAPEQIPADNPEVVVSLAWDESLAPKHPGSRKNVACYCRIPACLAGERRYGTCIYQGRLWAFCC, from the exons ATGAGGACCCTCGCCATCCTTGCTGCCATTCTCCTGGTGGCCCTGCAGGCCCAGGCTGAGCCACTCCAGGCAAGAGCTGATGAGGTTGCTGCAGCCCCGGAGCAGATTCCAGCGGACAACCCAGAAGTGGTTGTTTCCCTTGCATGGGACGAAAGCTTGGCTCCAAAGCATCCAG GCTCAAGGAAAAACGTGGCCTGCTATTGCAGAATACCAGCGTGCCTTGCAGGAGAACGTCGCTATGGAACCTGCATCTACCAGGGAAGACTCTGGGCATTCTGCTGCTGA